From the Hevea brasiliensis isolate MT/VB/25A 57/8 chromosome 15, ASM3005281v1, whole genome shotgun sequence genome, one window contains:
- the LOC110632250 gene encoding AT-rich interactive domain-containing protein 5 isoform X1, which translates to MSSNEMVDTKEAGKDVDETLSINLNDALLEGEAKVPPLSHPGDQEAQNPVKNGELGADDKDDVTKDAIDNTVVQVEEQLLAEKVAEIHDAKSPETFLDNKAGEAASDSKIQENVITAQDNADNVANEINIDANFKKEDNHIHILNEKSLETKAEEDEKVEVDKKVEALKDVVTKVDLFPQTQIKRVMPNPNLVEEYEATMNTPNKSFLVETSSAEGYESGTEDEQAAFMKEVETFYKENHLEFKAPKFYKEELNLLKLWAAVVKLGGYERVTSCKLWRQVGESFRPPKTCTTVSWTFRIFYEKALLEYEKHKMRSGELPFSDASLTEPPITVENQAPGSQALGSGRARRDAAARAMQGWHSHRLLGNGQVCDAIIRDKNSSSTPKGDKQLKLNGLLKRKRPSNVERAVHVPYMKTMKLQADTMVMDIGPPADWVKINVQRTNDCYEIYALVPGLLREEVHVQSDPAGRLIISGQPEQLDNPWGVTPFKKVVSLPSRIDPHQTSAVVTLHGQLFVRVPFEQSDI; encoded by the exons ATGAGTAGTAATGAAATGGTGGATACCAAAGAAGCGGGAAAAGATGTGGATGAAACACTCAGTATCAATCTAAATGATGCACTACTTGAAGGGGAAGCCAAAGTCCCTCCTTTGTCTCACCCTGGGGATCAGGAAGCTCAAAACCCTGTCAAAAATGGGGAACTGGGGGCAGATGACAAGGATGATGTTACGAAAGATGCAATAGACAACACAGTTGTTCAAGTAGAGGAACAACTCCTTGCTGAAAAGGTTGCAGAAATTCATGATGCCAAAAGTCCTGAGACCTTTCTTGATAACAAGGCTGGCGAAGCTGCTAGTGATAGTAAAATCCAGGAAAATGTAATTACTGCTCAGGATAATGCTGACAATGTTGCCAATGAAATTAACATTGATGCAAATTTTAAAAAAGAGGATAATCATATTCATATATTGAATGAGAAGTCGTTAGAGACCAAAGCTGAAGAAGATGAGAAAGTTGAAGTTGATAAGAAGGTGGAGGCATTGAAAGACGTGGTGACCAAGGTGGATTTGTTTCCACAGACACAAATTAAAAGGGTGATGCCAAATCCCAACTTGGTTGAAGAGTATGAAGCCACCATGAACACTCCAAACAAATCATTCCTGGTGGAAACTTCTTCAGCTGAGGGCTATGAGTCAGGAACAGAAGATGAGCAAGCTGCGTTTATGAAAGAGGTTGAAACTTTTTATAAAGAGAATCACTTAGAATTCAAGGCCCCAAAGTTTTACAAAGAAGAACTGAATTTGCTCAA GTTATGGGCAGCAGTAGTTAAACTGGGAGGCTATGAACGG GTGACTTCATGCAAGTTATGGCGGCAAGTGGGAGAATCATTCAGACCCCCAAA GACCTGCACTACTGTCTCTTGGACATTCCGAATTTTCTATGAGAAG GCATTACTTGAATATGAAAAACATAAAATGCGTTCTGGTGAGCTTCCTTTTTCTGATGCTTCCTTGACAGAGCCTCCTATTACAGTTGAAAATCAG GCACCAGGAAGTCAAGCTCTTGGATCGGGTAGGGCACGGAGGGATGCTGCGGCTCGTGCCATGCAGGGATGGCACTCCCATCGTCTTCTTGGTAATGGTCAGGTTTGTGATGCAATCATCAGG GATAAGAACTCTAGTTCTACACCAAAGGGTGACAAGCAGCTAAAATTGAATG GTTTACTGAAGCGTAAAAGGCCATCAAATGTTGAGCGTGCTGTCCATGTTCCCTATATGAAAACGATGAAACTACA GGCAGATACAATGGTCATGGACATTGGACCTCCGGCTGATTGGGTGAAGATCAATGTGCAAAGAACT AATGACTGCTATGAAATATATGCTTTAGTTCCCGGGCTTTTGCGCGAGGAG GTGCATGTGCAGTCTGATCCAGCTGGACGCTTGATTATATCTGGTCAACCAGAGCAACTGGATAATCCTTGGGGTGTCACACCTTTTAAGAAG GTTGTCAGCTTACCTTCAAGAATTGATCCACATCAGACATCTGCTGTGGTTACCCTGCATGGGCAGTTGTTTGTGCGTGTCCCATTTGAGCAGTCAGATATTTAG
- the LOC110632272 gene encoding cellulose synthase-like protein D4: protein MASFSSQPSKKAIRTPGGSNGGSQGSRSSNGQTVKFARRTSSGRYISLSREDLDVSGDISGDYMNYTVHIPPTPDNQPMDTSVAVKAEEQYVSNSLFTGGFNSVTRAHLMDKVTESEVTHPQMAGAKGSSCAMPACGGKIMKDERGNDVIPCECRFKICRDCYLDALKETGLCPGCKEPYRVGDYDDDVPDFSSGALPLPAPNKGDNMTMMKRNQTGDFDHNRWLFETSGTYGYGNAFWPQDDVYGDDGDEGLRGGMLENMDKPWKPLSRKMTMPASIMSPYRLLIAVRLVVLGFFLNWRVNNPNEDARWLWLMSVVCEIWFAFSWILDQIPKLNPVNRSTDLDVLRDKFEMPSPSNPTGRSDLPGIDMFVSTADPEKEPPLVTANTILSILAVDYPVEKVTCYISDDGGALLTFEAMAEACSFADLWVPFCRKHNIEPRNPDTYFSLRVDPTKNKSRPDFVKDRRRIKREYDEFKVRINGLPDSIRRRSDAFNAREEMKMLKHMRESGADPLEPIKIQKATWMADGTHWPGTWASPAPEHSKGDHAGILQVMLQPPSADILMGGADDKIIDFTDVDIRLPMFVYVSREKRPGYDHNKKAGAMNALVRASAILSNGPFILNLDCDHYIYNCKAVREGMCFMMDRGGENICYIQFPQRFEGIDPSDRYANHNTVFFDGQMRALDGVQGPVYVGTGCMFRRFALYGFEPPNPDKYEQKNNNGAETRPPTATDFDPDLDLNLLPKRFGNSTMLAESIPIAEYQGRPLADHPAVKYGRPPGALRVPREPLDVTTVAEGVSVISCWYEDKTEWGDRVGWIYGSVTEDVVTGYRMHNRGWHSVYCVTKRDAFRGSAPINLTDRLHQVLRWATGSVEIFFSRNNAFLASGKLKILQRLAYLNVGIYPFTSIFLIVYCFLPALSLFSGFFIVQHLSIAFLAYLLTITICLIMLAILELRWSGIALEEWWRNEQFWLISGTSAHFAAVVQGLLKVIAGIEISFTLTSKSAGDDNDDIYAELYLVKWTSLMIPPIVIAMTNIIAIGFAFIRTIYSTTPQWSKFIGGAFFSFWVLAHLYPFAKGLMGRRGKTPTIVIVWSGLIAITLSLLWMAISPPTATATTADGSARGFQFP from the exons ATGGCTTCCTTCTCTTCCCAACCTTCTAAGAAAGCCATACGCACCCCTGGAGGCTCTAATGGTGGCTCCCAGGGAAGTCGTTCTTCCAATGGGCAAACCGTGAAATTTGCGAGAAGAACTTCCAGTGGCCGCTACATTAGTCTTTCCAGAGAAGACCTTGATGTGTCCGGAGATATATCAGGTGATTACATGAACTACACGGTACACATTCCTCCCACACCAGACAATCAGCCAATGGACACGTCCGTGGCTGTGAAAGCTGAAGAGCAGTATGTCTCCAATTCTCTCTTTACGGGTGGATTCAACAGTGTAACACGCGCCCATCTCATGGACAAGGTGACAGAATCTGAGGTCACACATCCTCAGATGGCTGGAGCCAAAGGCTCTTCATGTGCAATGCCTGCTTGTGGTGGTAAGATCATGAAGGATGAGAGGGGAAATGATGTTATCCCTTGTGAATGCAG GTTCAAAATTTGCAGGGATTGTTATCTGGATGCCCTAAAGGAGACTGGTTTATGTCCAGGATGCAAGGAGCCTTACAGAGTTGGAGATTATGATGATGACGTTCCTGATTTTTCTAGTGGAGCACTACCTTTGCCTGCTCCTAATAAAGGTGATAACATGACAATGATGAAGAGGAACCAAACTGGAGACTTCGATCACAACCGGTGGTTGTTCGAAACAAGTGGTACTTATGGCTATGGTAATGCGTTCTGGCCTCAAGATGACGTGTACGGTGATGATGGGGATGAAGGGCTCAGGGGAGGCATGTTAGAAAATATGGATAAGCCTTGGAAGCCCCTCAGTCGCAAAATGACAATGCCAGCATCCATTATGAGTCCTTACAG GTTATTGATCGCGGTTCGATTGGTGGTTCTGGGATTCTTCTTGAATTGGAGAGTTAACAATCCAAATGAAGATGCAAGATGGTTGTGGCTTATGTCAGTGGTGTGTGAAATATGGTTTGCCTTCTCCTGGATATTGGATCAAATTCCCAAGCTTAACCCTGTCAATCGCTCCACTGACCTTGATGTTCTTCGCGACAAGTTTGAAATGCCATCACCCTCTAATCCCACCGGTCGCTCTGATCTCCCTGGAATAGACATGTTTGTTTCCACTGCTGACCCTGAGAAAGAGCCACCCCTTGTCACTGCCAACACCATCCTTTCAATTCTAGCAGTTGATTACCCTGTAGAGAAGGTGACTTGTTATATATCTGATGATGGAGGTGCACTCCTCACTTTTGAGGCAATGGCTGAGGCTTGCAGCTTTGCTGATCTATGGGTTCCATTCTGCCGAAAACATAATATCGAACCAAGGAATCCTGATACCTACTTCAGCTTAAGAGTTGATCCAACCAAGAACAAGAGCAGGCCTGATTTTGTGAAAGATAGGAGACGGATAAAAAGGGAGTACGACGAGTTCAAGGTGAGAATCAATGGACTTCCAGACTCGATAAGGAGGAGATCAGATGCTTTTAATgcaagagaggaaatgaaaatgTTGAAGCACATGAGGGAGAGTGGAGCTGACCCTTTAGAGCCTATAAAGATCCAGAAGGCCACTTGGATGGCAGACGGCACGCACTGGCCTGGAACTTGGGCTTCACCTGCTCCTGAACACTCCAAAGGTGACCATGCTGGAATTCTTCAG GTGATGCTTCAGCCCCCTAGCGCTGACATACTAATGGGAGGGGCAGACGACAAGATTATAGATTTCACAGATGTTGATATACGGCTTCCTATGTTTGTATATGTCTCTCGTGAAAAGAGACCAGGCTACGATCATAACAAGAAAGCTGGTGCCATGAACGCCTTAGTCCGAGCATCTGCAATTCTATCTAATGGTCCCTTCATTCTCAACTTGGATTGTGATCACTATATCTACAACTGCAAAGCCGTCAGAGAAGGAATGTGCTTCATGATGGATAGAGGTGGTGAAAACATCTGCTACATTCAATTCCCCCAGAGATTTGAAGGCATTGATCCCTCTGATCGATATGCTAATCACAATACTGTATTTTTCGATGGACAAATGCGTGCCCTTGATGGCGTGCAG GGCCCAGTTTACGTGGGAACCGGTTGCATGTTCAGAAGGTTTGCATTGTATGGATTTGAACCTCCAAATCCTGACAAGTATGAGCAGAAGAACAACAATGGTGCTGAAACCCGTCCACCGACAGCTACAGACTTTGACCCTGATCTTGATTTGAACCTATTGCCCAAGCGGTTTGGAAATTCCACAATGTTGGCCGAGTCTATACCCATTGCTGAATACCAAGGCCGGCCCCTTGCTGATCATCCTGCTGTCAAGTATGGACGTCCACCTGGTGCTCTGAGAGTGCCACGCGAACCGCTTGATGTTACTACTGTTGCTGAAGGTGTCTCAGTAATTTCTTGCTG GTACGAGGACAAGACCGAATGGGGTGATCGCGTGGGATGGATTTATGGTTCAGTTACAGAAGATGTGGTGACAGGTTACCGTATGCACAACCGCGGATGGCACTCAGTTTACTGTGTGACCAAGCGAGATGCATTTCGTGGATCAGCTCCGATTAACCTCACTGATCGACTCCATCAGGTGCTCCGTTGGGCTACAGGCTCTGTTGAGATTTTCTTCTCCAGAAACAATGCCTTTCTCGCCTCGGGGAAGCTCAAAATACTTCAGCGCCTTGCCTATCTTAATGTCGGCATCTACCCATTCACTTCTATATTCCTGATAGTCTATTGTTTCCTGCCTGCGCTCTCCCTTTTCTCAGGATTCTTCATTGTGCAACACCTTAGCATTGCATTTTTAGCCTACCTCCTAACTATAACTATTTGCCTTATCATGCTTGCAATCCTCGAGCTGAGATGGTCTGGCATAGCATTGGAAGAGTGGTGGAGGAACGAACAATTCTGGCTCATCTCCGGAACAAGTGCTCACTTCGCCGCTGTTGTGCAGGGCCTTCTCAAGGTGATTGCAGGGATTGAAATTTCTTTCACATTGACTTCCAAGTCTGCAGGAGATGACAATGACGACATTTATGCAGAATTGTATTTGGTAAAGTGGACTTCATTGATGATTCCACCAATTGTCATTGCAATGACCAACATAATTGCCATTGGCTTTGCATTTATAAGGACCATTTACAGCACAACCCCACAATGGAGCAAGTTCATCGGTGGAGCTTTCTTTAGCTTCTGGGTGTTGGCTCATCTGTATCCTTTTGCTAAAGGTTTGATGGGAAGGAGGGGGAAGACACCCACGATTGTGATTGTTTGGTCTGGTCTCATTGCAATCACACTCTCTTTGCTTTGGATGGCCATTAGCCCCCCAACGGCCACCGCTACCACAGCTGACGGTAGTGCGAGAGGGTTTCAGTTTCCATGA
- the LOC110632250 gene encoding AT-rich interactive domain-containing protein 6 isoform X2, which yields MSSNEMVDTKEAGKDVDETLSINLNDALLEGEAKVPPLSHPGDQEAQNPVKNGELGADDKDDVTKDAIDNTVVQVEEQLLAEKVAEIHDAKSPETFLDNKAGEAASDSKIQENVITAQDNADNVANEINIDANFKKEDNHIHILNEKSLETKAEEDEKVEVDKKVEALKDVVTKVDLFPQTQIKRVMPNPNLVEEYEATMNTPNKSFLVETSSAEGYESGTEDEQAAFMKEVETFYKENHLEFKAPKFYKEELNLLKLWAAVVKLGGYERVTSCKLWRQVGESFRPPKTCTTVSWTFRIFYEKALLEYEKHKMRSGELPFSDASLTEPPITVENQAPGSQALGSGRARRDAAARAMQGWHSHRLLGNGQDKNSSSTPKGDKQLKLNGLLKRKRPSNVERAVHVPYMKTMKLQADTMVMDIGPPADWVKINVQRTNDCYEIYALVPGLLREEVHVQSDPAGRLIISGQPEQLDNPWGVTPFKKVVSLPSRIDPHQTSAVVTLHGQLFVRVPFEQSDI from the exons ATGAGTAGTAATGAAATGGTGGATACCAAAGAAGCGGGAAAAGATGTGGATGAAACACTCAGTATCAATCTAAATGATGCACTACTTGAAGGGGAAGCCAAAGTCCCTCCTTTGTCTCACCCTGGGGATCAGGAAGCTCAAAACCCTGTCAAAAATGGGGAACTGGGGGCAGATGACAAGGATGATGTTACGAAAGATGCAATAGACAACACAGTTGTTCAAGTAGAGGAACAACTCCTTGCTGAAAAGGTTGCAGAAATTCATGATGCCAAAAGTCCTGAGACCTTTCTTGATAACAAGGCTGGCGAAGCTGCTAGTGATAGTAAAATCCAGGAAAATGTAATTACTGCTCAGGATAATGCTGACAATGTTGCCAATGAAATTAACATTGATGCAAATTTTAAAAAAGAGGATAATCATATTCATATATTGAATGAGAAGTCGTTAGAGACCAAAGCTGAAGAAGATGAGAAAGTTGAAGTTGATAAGAAGGTGGAGGCATTGAAAGACGTGGTGACCAAGGTGGATTTGTTTCCACAGACACAAATTAAAAGGGTGATGCCAAATCCCAACTTGGTTGAAGAGTATGAAGCCACCATGAACACTCCAAACAAATCATTCCTGGTGGAAACTTCTTCAGCTGAGGGCTATGAGTCAGGAACAGAAGATGAGCAAGCTGCGTTTATGAAAGAGGTTGAAACTTTTTATAAAGAGAATCACTTAGAATTCAAGGCCCCAAAGTTTTACAAAGAAGAACTGAATTTGCTCAA GTTATGGGCAGCAGTAGTTAAACTGGGAGGCTATGAACGG GTGACTTCATGCAAGTTATGGCGGCAAGTGGGAGAATCATTCAGACCCCCAAA GACCTGCACTACTGTCTCTTGGACATTCCGAATTTTCTATGAGAAG GCATTACTTGAATATGAAAAACATAAAATGCGTTCTGGTGAGCTTCCTTTTTCTGATGCTTCCTTGACAGAGCCTCCTATTACAGTTGAAAATCAG GCACCAGGAAGTCAAGCTCTTGGATCGGGTAGGGCACGGAGGGATGCTGCGGCTCGTGCCATGCAGGGATGGCACTCCCATCGTCTTCTTGGTAATGGTCAG GATAAGAACTCTAGTTCTACACCAAAGGGTGACAAGCAGCTAAAATTGAATG GTTTACTGAAGCGTAAAAGGCCATCAAATGTTGAGCGTGCTGTCCATGTTCCCTATATGAAAACGATGAAACTACA GGCAGATACAATGGTCATGGACATTGGACCTCCGGCTGATTGGGTGAAGATCAATGTGCAAAGAACT AATGACTGCTATGAAATATATGCTTTAGTTCCCGGGCTTTTGCGCGAGGAG GTGCATGTGCAGTCTGATCCAGCTGGACGCTTGATTATATCTGGTCAACCAGAGCAACTGGATAATCCTTGGGGTGTCACACCTTTTAAGAAG GTTGTCAGCTTACCTTCAAGAATTGATCCACATCAGACATCTGCTGTGGTTACCCTGCATGGGCAGTTGTTTGTGCGTGTCCCATTTGAGCAGTCAGATATTTAG
- the LOC110632248 gene encoding protein FAR1-RELATED SEQUENCE 5 codes for MENEVLEFDIGLGGASGGVDDDAVDIEHPVDDEDMPDTPPSTTVSFTGAGSGEIFLPEGDLLDLEPYEGMEFESEEAAKAFYNSYARRVGFSTRVSSSRRSRRDGAIIQRQFVCAKEGFRNLNEKRTKDREIKRPRTITRVGCKASLSVKMQDSGKWVVSGFVREHNHELVPPDQVHCLRSHRQISGPAKTLIDTLQAAGMGPRRIMSALIKEYGGISKVGFTEVDCRNYMRINRQRSLEGDIQLLLDYLRQMHNENPNFFYAVQGDEEQYSGNVFWADPKARTNYTYFGDTVTFDTTYRSNRYRLPFAPFTGVNHHGQPVLFGCAFLINETEASFVWLFNTWLTAMSGRHPVSITTDHDAVIRSAIMQVFPDTRHRFCKWHIFKKCQEKLSHVFLKHPNFEADFHKCVNLTESIEEFESCWLSLVDRYDLRDHEWLQTIYSARRQWVPVYLRDTFFAEMSITQRSDSMNSYFDGYVNASTNLNQFFKLYEKSLESRNEKEVKADYDTMNTSPVLKTPSPMEKQASELYTRKLFMRFQEELVGTLTFMASKAEDDGESITYQVAKYGEDHKAYYVKFNVLEMKATCSCQMFEFSGLLCRHVLAVFRVTNVLTLPSHYILKRWTRNAKSSVILEERSTDVYANYLESHTVRYNTLRHEAFKFVDEGSKSLDTYNVAVSALQEAAKRVTLATKNERRSSTVNGRSRGELASNGSRANYISGNHLGSSTQLLSEDDMDKKIQELTNELDYANRKCEVYRANLLSVLKDIEDHKLQLSIKVQNIKISMKDSI; via the exons ATGGAAAACGAAGTGCTTGAATTTGATATAGGCTTAGGAGGTGCAAGTGGAGGTGTTGATGATGATGCAGTAGACATTGAGCACCCTGTTGATGATGAAGACATGCCTGATACTCCTCCTTCTACCACTGTTTCTTTTACTGGTGCTGGTAGTGGTGAAATTTTCCTTCCTGAGGGTGACCTTTTGGATCTTGAACCTTATGAAGGCATGGAATTTGAGTCTGAAGAGGCTGCCAAGGCCTTCTACAATTCATATGCCAGGCGTGTGGGTTTTAGTACCCGCGTCAGCTCATCCAGACGTTCTAGGCGTGATGGAGCTATTATACAGAGGCAATTTGTCTGTGCCAAAGAAGGGTTTAGGAATTTGAATGAGAAGCGCACTAAAGATAGAGAGATTAAGCGCCCCCGCACCATTACTAGAGTTGGTTGCAAAGCATCTTTGTCTGTGAAAATGCAGGATTCTGGGAAATGGGTTGTGTCTGGCTTTGTTAGAGAACACAACCATGAGCTGGTCCCACCTGATCAGGTGCACTGCCTCCGTTCTCATAGACAAATATCTGGTCCTGCTAAGACCTTGATTGATACATTGCAGGCTGCTGGTATGGGCCCTCGTAGAATTATGTCTGCCTTGATAAAGGAGTATGGTGGAATTAGTAAAGTTGGTTTTACAGAGGTTGATTGTCGGAATTACATGAGAATTAATCGCCAGAGGAGTTTAGAAGGAGATATCCAGCTGCTTTTGGACTATTTGAGGCAAATGCATAATGAGAATCCCAATTTCTTTTATGCTGTGCAGGGGGATGAAGAGCAGTATTCCGGTAATGTGTTCTGGGCTGATCCAAAGGCCAGGACAAACTACACTTATTTTGGTGACACTGTTACATTTGACACAACCTACAGGTCCAACAGGTATCGGTTGCCCTTTGCTCCATTCACAGGGGTCAATCATCATGGACAGCCTGTTTTGTTTGGTTGTGCTTTCCTAATAAATGAAACTGAAGCCTCCTTTGTCTGGCTGTTCAATACATGGCTTACAGCAATGTCTGGCCGCCATCCAGTGTCAATCACCACTGATCATGATGCAGTGATAAGATCAGCCATCATGCAGGTTTTCCCAGACACTCGCCATCGCTTTTGCAAATGGCATATCTTTAAGAAATGCCAGGAGAAGCTGTCACATGTGTTTCTGAAACACCCAAACTTTGAGGCGGACTTTCATAAATGTGTTAATTTGACCGAGTCAATTGAGGAATTTGAATCTTGCTGGTTGTCACTTGTTGATAGATATGATCTCCGGGATCATGAATGGCTTCAAACAATATATTCTGCTCGCAGGCAGTGGGTCCCAGTATATTTGAGGGACACATTTTTTGCAGAGATGTCCATAACCCAGCGAAGCGATAGCATGAACTCGTACTTTGATGGTTATGTCAATGCTTCAACCAATCTGAACCAGTTTTTTAAGCTGTATGAAAAATCTCTAGAGAGTCGAAATGAGAAAGAAGTGAAAGCAGATTATGATACAATGAATACTTCACCAGTTTTGAAGACCCCATCTCCCATGGAGAAACAAGCATCTGAGCTTTATACTagaaaattatttatgagattTCAAGAGGAGCTAGTTGGGACATTAACTTTCATGGCATCTAAAGCCGAAGATGATGGAGAAAGCATTACATATCAAGTTGCAAAGTATGGGGAAGATCATAAAGCATACTATGTTAAATTCAATGTTTTAGAGATGAAGGCAACTTGTAGTTGCCAGATGTTTGAGTTCTCAGGTCTTCTTTGCAGACATGTTTTGGCAGTCTTTAGAGTGACAAATGTGCTTACTCTCCCATCACATTATATTTTGAAAAGATGGACGAGGAATGCCAAGAGTAGTGTTATATTGGAAGAACGTTCTACTGATGTATATGCTAATTATCTGGAATCTCACACAGTTCGATATAATACCCTACGCCATGAGGCCTTCAAATTTGTAGATGAAGGTTCCAAGTCCCTAGACACGTACAATGTGGCAGTAAGTGCTTTGCAAGAGGCTGCAAAAAGAGTCACACTTGCAACAAAGAATGAGAGGAGAAGTTCGACGGTGAATGGTCGTAGTAGAGGGGAGTTGGCAAGTAATGGAAGCAGGGCAAATTATATCAGTGGGAATCATCTAGGGAGCTCCACCCAACTCTTGTCAGAG GATGATATGGACAAGAAGATCCAAGAACTTACCAATGAGCTGGATTATGCAAATCGAAAGTGTGAAGTTTATCGGGCTAACCTACTTTCGGTCTTAAAAGACATAGAGGATCATAAACTACAGTTGTCAATTAAAGTCCAAAACATAAAGATTAGTATGAAAGACAGTATCTAA
- the LOC110632298 gene encoding protein FAR1-RELATED SEQUENCE 9, translated as MSGSRQRTLGSGVQHVLDYLKRTQDENPTFFYAIQSDTDHSVGNIFWADATSKLNYNYFGDTVFFDTVYRTNRYRVPFAAFTGVNHHGQPVLFGCALLLNESESSFIWLFQTWLHAMSGQHPVSITTDPDRLIQVAVAQVLPETRHRYSKQGIFRETQEKMAHIYQSHPTFEIEFKKCISETETIDEFESSWQSLLKRYYVMDNEWLQSMYNARQQWVPVYMRNTFFGEFSVTDGSRDINSFFEGYVNASTTIQMLIKQYEKAVASWHEKELKADYDTANTMPVLKTPSPMEKQAANLYTRKIFMKFQEELVETLANPATKIEDLGTITIYRVAKFGEEHKAHTVSFNSFEMKASCSCQMFEYTGIICRHILAVFRAKNVLTLPSQYVWKRWTRNSKSGAVLDERASDLPNNSRESLTVRYNNLRQEAIKYVEEGAKSIHIYNVAMDALQEAAKKVAAAKNKSAGDTEGVALTNGDSQVLHVVDENRPTTFQSADEKEKKIRELTAELESTNQRCDVYRANLLAVLRDMEEQKLKLSVKVQNARLSLKE; from the exons ATGAGTGGTAGCAGGCAGAGGACCCTCGGGAGTGGGGTTCAGCATGTGCTGGACTATTTGAAGAGAACGCAAGATGAGAATCCTACTTTCTTTTATGCTATTCAGAGTGACACTGATCACTCCGTTGGAAATATATTCTGGGCAGATGCAACCTCCAAGTTGAACTATAATTACTTTGGAGATACTGTTTTCTTTGATACTGTATACCGGACAAATCGGTATAGGGTACCATTTGCAGCTTTCACTGGAGTAAATCATCACGGGCAACCTGTATTGTTTGGCTGTGCTCTACTTCTCAATGAATCTGAGTCCTCTTTTATTTGGCTATTCCAAACTTGGCTTCATGCAATGTCTGGACAACACCCAGTCTCTATCACAACAGATCCTGATCGGCTCATACAGGTGGCTGTTGCACAAGTTCTTCCTGAAACTCGCCATCGATACAGTAAGCAAGGTATATTTAGAGAAACCCAAGAGAAAATGGCTCATATATACCAATCACATCCAACCTTCGAAATTGAATTTAAAAAGTGCATCAGTGAGACTGAGACAATTGATGAGTTTGAATCATCTTGGCAGTCACTCCTGAAAAGGTACTACGTCATGGACAATGAATGGCTTCAGTCTATGTACAATGCTAGGCAGCAGTGGGTCCCAGTTTATATGCGAAACACTTTTTTTGGTGAGTTTTCTGTGACTGATGGAAGTCGAGATATAAATTCATTCTTTGAAGGTTATGTGAATGCATCAACCACCATACAGATGTTGATCAAACAGTATGAAAAAGCTGTGGCAAGTTGGCATGAAAAGGAGTTAAAGGCAGACTATGACACTGCTAACACTATGCCGGTTCTGAAGACACCTTCGCCTATGGAAAAACAAGCTGCCAACCTCTATACTAGAAAAATCTTCATGAAATTCCAGGAAGAATTGGTTGAGACTCTTGCTAATCCTGCCACCAAGATTGAAGACTTGGGAACCATCACCATATATCGCGTGGCCAAATTTGGGGAAGAACACAAGGCACATACTGTTAGTTTCAATTCTTTTGAGATGAAAGCTAGCTGCAGCTGCCAAATGTTTGAATATACAGGAATAATTTGTCGCCACATATTAGCAGTTTTTAGAGCAAAAAATGTCCTTACGCTTCCTTCTCAATATGTATGGAAACGATGGACAAGAAATTCCAAGAGTGGAGCTGTGTTGGATGAACGTGCTTCTGATTTGCCAAACAATTCTCGAGAATCTTTAACTGTTAGGTATAACAATTTGCGACAGGAAGCAATCAAATATGTTGAAGAAGGGGCAAAATCTATTCACATATATAATGTGGCAATGGATGCTCTACAAGAGGCTGCTAAGAAGGTTGCTGCTGCAAAAAATAAAAGTGCTGGTGACACAGAGGGTGTAGCTCTGACCAATGGAGACAGTCAAGTGCTACATGTAGTTGATGAAAATAGACCAACAACATTTCAATCTGCG GATGAGAAGGAGAAGAAAATTCGTGAATTGACTGCTGAGTTGGAGAGTACAAATCAACGCTGTGATGTTTATAGAGCAAACTTGCTAGCCGTTTTAAGAGATATGGAAGAACAGAAGTTGAAGCTGTCAGTGAAAGTTCAAAATGCAAGGCTTAGCCTGAAAGAATGA